Genomic segment of Myxococcus stipitatus:
CGTCTACCTGGGGCGCGGCAATGGCGACTTCCGGGAGGCCGTGGCGAGCCGGGTCCTGGACCCGGATGACGCCGCCTACCTCACGGCTCCCGTTGCCACGGACCTGGATGGAGATGAACGCCCCGAGTTCGTGGTGTCCCAGGCCAACCGCCTCGTCGTCCTTCGCCACACGGGAGAGGGGAAGATGGCCGTGGCCTTCGAGAGTCTCTTCACCTCGCGGGGGGCTGTCGTCACCGGAGACTTCGACGAGGATGGACGGCCGGACATGGTGGTGGTGGGCTCCTCCCTCGAGGTCTTCCGTGGGCGGGGCCGCCTCGAATTCACCCGCGAGCACCTGGGCTTCCTCGAGGGACGGCTCTCCGTCGCGCACGCCGCCGACTTCGACAGGGACGGCCACCTCGACATCGCCGCTCTTTCCGTCGGGACCCAGGAGTCCTCCATCCTCCTCCTGCGAGGTGACGGCGAGGGGCGCTTCGGAACCCCCTCGGTCCTGCACCACCACGCGTGGAAGCCCTCTTCCTGGCAGGCGCACATGAGCGACCTCGCCGCGCATGACTTGGACGCTGACGGAGTCATGGACCTCGCATACGTCCATGTCGAGCGGAGCGCCGTCACCGTGCTGAGAGGGGTGGGGGATGGCACCTTCGCGCCACACGTCATCCCCACGACGGAGTCCCCCATCCGCCTCGCGGTGGCGGACTTCGACGGCAGCGGTCGGCTGGACATCGCCGTGTTCAGTCAACAGCGCCGGGTCGTGAGCGTGATTCGGGACCAGTCGTCCCCCCTCCCACCGCCGCCCATCAGCCCCGAGTTCGCGACCGGAGACTTCGACGGCGATGGCTGGAAGGACGTGGCCTCCTGGTCGGCTGGCAATGTGCAGGTCCACCTCACCCGGAAGGGGGAAGGACTCGTGCCTCGGGGGCCTTCCCCCGCGCCACCGCGCGCCGGGGACCTGCTGGCAGGTCGCTTCGACGCGGGCCCCACCGAGGATTTGCTCATGAGGACCGTCTCAGGCACGCCAGCCGTCTATGGGTTGGCGCTGATGCGGGGGATGGGGGACGGAACCTTCTCGGCCGCCGAGCAGCTCCCCCTGGATGAGGTCTCCGAGGGGCGCGTCGGGTACCTGTTCGCCGCGGGGGATGTGGACGGTGATGGCGACCTCGATGTGGTCTTCCAGGCCGAGCGTGCCTCGACCGGGTATCAGACCTACTTCGTGCACCTGCTTCGCAACCGGGGCGATGGCACTTTCGAGGATGGTGGACTGGTCGCCACCACCTCCACCCTGAATCGGCTCGTGCTGACGGACTTGAACAAGGACGGTCGAGCGGACCTGGTGGTCCTCCGTCGAGTCGGTGGGAGCTTCGAGCTCATCCTGTTCGAAGGGCGAGTGGACGGCACGCTGCGGAAGGTGCGCGAGTACACCCCTGATGTCGAGTCCTGCGATGCATCGGCACTGCTCCCCATGGACCTCAATCGTGACGACTGGGTGGACCTGTTGGTCTCGTGTGGGCAGCCCGGGGTGTTGCCGCTCATCGGCCGGAGCGGAGTCGACTTCGCCTTCTTCGATATCGATATCCAGCCCGCCGGTGTTTCCAACCTGGTCACCGCCGCAGAGGACCTGAGCGGTGACGGGATGCCAGAGTTGCTCTCCTCAGACCTGGGTCGCCAGACCGTCTGTATCGCGCCGTCTCGGGGGGGCGGGTTCTTGTTGCCGACGATGTGCTTCGCAAGCGGCGTGTACTCCCATCGCCTGGCCGTGCTGGACGTCGACCATGACGGAGTCTCCGAGGTATTGGTGGGTGACGCCTTCGATGGTGGAGCGACCTCCCTGCTTCGTTTGAAGTGATGAAACACACGAGGCTCACCTCAGGGTGATGCACGGGGGCACGGGAAACATCCGCTGAGTGTGGCGGAGGCCCGTGCCCCTTCTTGCCCTGGAGGGTGAGGACACCCGCCCGCAGGTGAGAGGAATTGCGGGCCGCTGTCGGATTCACGCAGGTAAGGGATTGGACGTAGAGGGGGATGTGGCTGGCGTCCGTGTGACAGTTGTTGTCGTCGAGCTGGAAGGAATGGCAGCGAACTGTCTGCGTTGATCTCGTTGAATGAAACACCACCCCATCTCCTGGGTGGGCAGGGGTTCCGCGCCGGCACGGGCCCGAGGGCATGACGCGCATGAGGATCTGGATTCGCTTCGTGGGGAGTGGTGCCAGCGGGATGCGTCCGAAGGTGATGGAGGCGCTGGCGCGGGTGGGCATCGAGCCGGAGTGCTCGGAGGGACCTCCCTCGGGGCTCGGCGTGCTGGTGTTCGACGAGGTGGGCCCGATGACGCTGGAGGCCGTGCGAGGCTGCCGGCTGAACGCGTCCACGCGGGTGCTGGCGGTGGCGACGACGGAGAAGGCACTGGGGGAGGGCGCGTGCTGGCGGCTGCTCCTCGAGGGCGCCGCGGACGTGATTGCCTGGGAGGGCTCGCATGACGCGGTGGCGGAGATCTCCGCCCGGCTGGAGCGCTGGCACGCCGTGGACCGCATCATCGACTCGCCCGGGGTGCAGCGGCGGTTGGTGGGGCGCTCGCCTTCGTGGCTCCCCGTGCTCCGGCAGATCGTCGAGGTGGCGACGTTCACGGATGCCTCGGTGCTGCTGCTGGGCGAGAGCGGCACCGGCAAGGAGGAGGTCGCGCGCCTCATCCACGAGCTCGACCGGCGCCCGCACAAAGGGGACCTGGTGACGCTGGACTGCACCACGGTGGTGCCGGAGCTGTCGGGCAGCGAGTTCTTCGGCCATGAGCGCGGGGCCTTCACGGGGGCCGCGGGCGTCCGGGATGGCGCCTTCGCGCTGGCACACGAGGGGACGCTGTTCCTGGATGAAGTCGGGGAGCTCTCCCTGTCCCTCCAGGCGCAGCTGCTCCGCGTGGTGCAGGAGCACTCGTACAAGCGGGTGGGCTCCAACACCTGGCAGCACGCGGACTTCCGGCTGGTCTGCGCGACCAATCGCGAGCTGAGCGAGGAGGTCAGCCAGGGCTCCTTCCGCCGCGACTTCTTCCACCGCATCTCGAGCTGGGTCTGCCGGCTGCCGCCCCTGCGCGAGCGGCCCGAGGACATCCTGCCCCTCGCGCTGCACTTCCTCCGGACGATGCGGCCCGACGTGGAGCTGGTCCTGGACCCGCGGGTGCGCGACTACCTGCTCCAGCGCAACTACCCGGGAAACATCCGCGAGCTGCGTCAGCTCATGGGCCGCATCTGCAAGCGGCACGTGGGCTCCGGTCCCATCACCGTGGGCGACATCCCCTCGGACGAGCTGCCTTCGCTCGAGGGGCTCGGCGAGTGGCGCGACCAGTCCTTCGCGCGTGCCGTCCAGCACGCGCTGACGATGGGGATGGGGCTGAAGGAGATTGGCCGGAGCGCCTCGGAGATGGCCATCCGGCTGGTGCTCGCGGAAGAGGAGGGCAACCTCCAGCGCGCGGCCCGGCGACTCGGCGTCACGGACCGCGCGCTCCAGCTCCGGCGCGCGCAACAGGACGACTAGCGAAGCGACGTGCCCCTCAGCGCCTGGGCGGCCTGGCGTCCCCAGGTGCTGAGCGGGAACAGGCCGGGGAGGGTGGACAGGTCGTCACCAGGTCCTTCCTCGGCGAAGCCCGGGTTGCGCAGGGCCCCGGTGCGCACGACCCCCGCGCGCGGCAGGGCCCGGCAGAGGGCGCGCTGCACCTGCCTGCGTGCGCGCGGCGTGTTGGGCTGGAGCCGCGCGAACCAGAGCGTGAGCGGCTGGAGCAGCCGTCCTCCCCGGCGCGTGAAGCCCATCTGGTAGAGCGAGGACAGCCGCTCCCGCCAGTGCTCCTGGAAGTGGGGCGTCTCACCCACGAAGAGCGGGCGTCCCTCCTCCTCCACGACATACACCCCGCCCCCGTCGGGGAAGCGGGTGAACGGATAGCGCTCCACCGTCACCTTCGACCACGAGAGTCGCGGCCCGGACGTGAGGAGCTCCTCCTGCGTATCGGGCTCGGTGGGCTCCTCCACGGGCTCCTCGGGCAGGTCGTCCACCGGGGCGTCATCGGACGCAGGTGGCTCGGGCGGAGGCGCGGAGCCTCCGGACGCGCTGGTCCTCGGCGGTGGCGGTGGAGGAGGTGGGGGCGGCGGGGGTGGGCTCGCCTCGGGCGGAGGCTCGAGAGGTGGCTCGATGACGAGCGGTGGCCGGTAGCCCACGCCCAGGAACCGCCAGGGGCGGTGCCGAGGCCAACGCCGCTTGGGATTCGGCTTCCACAATCCCCGGCCCGCCTTCGTCGCGACGCGCTTCTTGGCGCCCGCGCGCTGGGTGGTGGTGACCCGAACTCCTCCCGGTCGCCGGCTGCTGCTCGCGGCCCGCGTGTTGCCCCGAGGCTTGCGCTGGGGCGCGGCGCGAGGCCGCTGGACGAAGGACTCCTCCGCCCCCTCGTGCTCTCGCAGGTCTTCACCTTCATGCCACTCGTTCATGACGTGTCCTCTCGTGGTGTTCGTCGTGGAGCGCCTCGGCCAGGAGGTCCACGGCTTGGGTCAGCTCCGGCGCGCCGTGCCGGGTGGTGAGGATGAAGCTCACCGAAACCTCCGGCCCGCAGCGCGAGCGCTGGAGCACGGTGCGAACGCCCTTGTGGCGCAGCCGCTCATGGACCCGGCGCGGGTCCACCCCCGAGGGCAGCACCACCCGCTGCACGGGGAACTGCCCGCCCATGGCGCTCAGCCCCGCCAGCCGCAACCGCTCGCGGAAGTGCGCCACGCGCTGGGCCAGCGCGCGGCGAAGCGAGTCGCCCTCCCGATGATTGATGGTGAGGGCCCGCTGCGCCGCATGGAGGTCCGCGACGGACGGCGGACTGCAATGCACCCGCGTCTCGCCGCGTGCCTCGATTCGAGCCAACACCCGGGCATCTCCCGCCACGGCCGCCATGGGCACCCCCAGCGCCTTCGCCAGCGAGCCGCACCACAAGAGGTCCGGCCCTCGAAGCCCCTCCCACCGCAGCGAGCCCCCTCCCCCCACGCCCAGCGGCAATCCCCTGTGCCGTCGCCCCAGCACGCCCACGGCCTGCGTGTCATCGACGATGAGCAGCCCCCCATGCGCGCGGACCAGGTCCAGGTACGCATCGAGGGGCGCCAGCTCCCCGCACCCCGGGCACCAGCCATCGCAGACCACCACTGGCAGACGCCCCGGCTCCAACGAGAGGATCCTCCGCGCCAGGCTCTCGGGCGAGTGGTGCTGGAACCCGCGCGCGGGGACACCTCGCGCGGCCATGGTCTCGATGCCCCACTTCGCTATCGGATAGGCGCCGTCGTCCCAGAACAAGGAGACACGGCGCCCCTCCAGCCCGCTGAACACATCCCAGAACACATGCAGCGTGGACCGGGAGAGCAGCGCGCGTTCACAGCCCACCAGCTCCGCCAGGTCTTGCTCCGTCCTGGCCACGGAGGCGGGTTCCTCCAGGATGGCGGGCGCGCCCAGGGTGAGCTGCTCCCAGGGCTCGAGCGTCCGGCTGGCGTGCACCAGCCCCAGGTAGAGCGAGGAGGTGAAGTCGAGCACGGGCGTCGAGCTCCCTACCGCCGGCGCTGGCTCGCGAGCCGATTGCGCAGGTGGACCGAGGGTGGCACATCGCGCTCGGACAGCCGCTGCGGGTCGGTGAGCTCCACGGTCAGGTCCACGCCGGTGACGGCGCGATACGCGTGGATGTAGCCCTGAATCTCGGGCCGCCAGTAGCGCGCCCAGTTCGCGGCCTGGGCCGGGTCATTGGAGATGCTCCAGGCGCCGTAGCGCACCGACAGCAGCACCTGCTCGCCGAAGACGCCCAGCTCGTGGAAGTGCACGGAGCTGATGTCCGTCCAGCCCTGGAGCGTCTTCATCGCATCCACCCGGTCCATCCACGGCTCGGGGTAGGGGACCATCACCCGGCCGCCGAGGAACTCGCGCATCTCCGGGCGCGCCAGCAGCCACTGCTGGATGAGCATCTCCTGCCGCGCGGTGGACGGCAGGTCGCCGAACTGGTTGTGGGCGCCCTGCGCCAGCAGGTAGTGCGTCTCCTTGAGCGCGTTGAGCACCGGGAAGCCGTCCGACACCACGGTGGTGTCGTCGTCCTTGCGGAAGAACTGCACGCAGAGGTGGAGCAGGTTGTGGAAGGCCTCCAGGAACTTGGAGCGCCGGTCCGCGGTGCGAATCCCCGCCACCGCCTTGCCGTGCAGCGTGATGCCGTATTCGTGGTCGTACTCGTACGCGCGGCGCACGACGCTCAAGCGGCGCTGCTCGTCCTGGAAGTACCCCCACAGCACGCTGTTGAGCGGCCGCAGCGGGTCGATCTCCAGGTTCGCCAGCGGGTCCCGCAGGCCCGGGCCGCGCACGTTCTGGAAGCGCTGGCTGATGGCGTTCACCGCCTGGACCAGCATTCCCTCCTCGTGCCAGTAGTTCCAGATGAGCTCGAGGAGGAGCGGCTGGCTCAGCTTCTTCTGGAGGATGTCGTAGCAGTTCGTGACGTCGTCATCGCTCAGGGACGACAGCCCGGAGAGCGGCACCTCGGGGAACTTGTTCCGGATGAGCGCCAGGTACGGAAGCGCCGCGTCCACGCTTCCGTTCACGTCCACCAGGTAGTCCTTGTAGAGCTGGTTGAAGTCCTTGTCGTTGGGAAGGGGCCGCCCCAGCCGGCCGCTCTCCTCGGCACCATCCAGCTTCTCGAGCAGCTTCGAGAAGTCCACCAACACACCGGTGTTCAGCACGAGGAAGCTCTCGGTCAGGGCCCGCAGCTTCCGGTAGATGTCCACCCCGGAGAGGCGAGGCCGGGACGTCGAGGAGACCGTGGGGTTCGGCGGAGGGGTCGAGTGGAAGAGCCTGTCGTCGATGAACTCGCTGAACTTGGTGAACGACAGCTCGTTGGACGTCTTCCGGATGACCATCCAGAGGATGGCGTCGGTGGTGTACGGGTGCTGCGTGCGCTGCAGCCCCACGCGGACGAAGCTGTCGGAGCTGTCATTCAGCGCGAGCGGCTTGAGCTCGTTGATGGCCTCGCGGACCGCCTGCCGGACATCGGGGACTCCGCCAGCGAGCGCGAGCACCCGCTGCTTGGCCTCCGCGATGGACACGGGGTCCTCGTTGAGGTCCCGGGTGTATTCGCGCAGCGTGACGCGCACGGAGAGCTCGCGCTCCTGCGCCATGGGCGGCAGCGTCCAGGTCGTGGAGGCCTCGACGTCGGTGCCTCGGAGCTGGGCCTGGCGGGGCGTGACGGTGCCTTCGTCCACGCTCCATTCGAAGACCCGATGCGCGGCCTCGGGGTTGGGGGTATCGGCGGTGGCGGTGAGCGTCACCTGGGCGCCGGACGGTCCTGGGGTGACGGTGGTGCGAGAGACGACGAGTGTGACGCGAGGCATGTTCTTCCTCCAAAGCTAGATGACGGAGTTGCGCGGCAGCGCGGGCGCCTGGAGCGCCGACGCGAGAGCCCGTGACTTGGGGAGCGAGGCGCAGGTCTCGGACGCGTCGAGCGTGCTGCGCAGCGCCCAGTACTTGAGAAGCTCGGCCAGGACCTGGCTCTCCTCCTCGGGGGAGAGCACGCCATCGGCCCTGGCCTGACCGATGACCGCGAACACCAACGACGGCGGCGACTCCTGGATGCCGGAGCGCTTGCGGCGCCACTGCCGGTAGAGCGCGCCGAGCCGCGCCGGCTGCCGCTCCTGTGTCTTCAACACCTCCGCGAGCGTGTGGCCGCGCAAGGCCGCGGGGCGGTGCTCCAGGAGGAACCGCACGAAGCGAGGCAGGCTGGCCTCGAGCAGCGCCAGCGTCTCCCGTGAGCGCTCGGAGGCCCCGCGCACGGGATAGAGCTCCTCCCACAGCCGCGCCAGCCGCGCCCACTGCGGATGGGGAAACAGCTGCGCGCCCAGCTCGCAGCTCAGCTTCACGCGAATCCACGGGATGGGGTGCGGGTCCTCCGGGGTGAGCCGGAACACGAACGGCCTGGGCAGGCTCACCACGCCCATCAGTCCCACCGTGGACGTGACACCCACGCGGGCCACCGACCAGACATCGGCGATGACCTCCGAAATCCACCGCTCCCACAGGCCGAAGGCGAAGGCCTCCTCGAGCGTGTCGTGCGTCAGCGCGTGCAATGCGGTGCGCATCGACGCGACCAGGTCGAGCAGGGCCGCGCCCTGGTGGCCCACCTCGTGGAAGAGCGAGGAGGCGAGGCTGCTGCCAATCATCCGCTCACGTGGGATGCGGATGAGGGCGGCGGGGTTGGCGCCTCCGCCGGGCAGTCGGGTGCGTGCGCGCCGGATGGCGGCGCCGGGGCCTCGGGCCAGGTAGCAGATGACGGGCGGGACGTCGTAGTAGCCGGGCAGCTCCAGCGCGTCGCGAGAGAGCACGTCCAGTCCCGCCAGCCACACGCCGCTCTCCGCCTCGCTGCGCTGGCTGAGGGCCTCGCTGAAGATGTCGAAGTGCGACAGCACGACGTTGAAGCGCAGTCGCAGGAACGTGAAGCGCCGCTGGGCTTCCGCGGGTGGTGCCCAGCGGCCTTCTGGGCCTTCCACCCAGGCGATGTACTGGTGGAGTTGGGTCCGCAGCTCCCGGCGCCCCTGGACCAGGTAGCGCTCCACCGCGGCCTGAGCCTCCATGGAGAGCGTGGCGGCGGGCACCATGGTCTCCGACATGGCGAAGGACTTGATGCGCTCCAGCCGGGTGAGCAGGGCGCGAGCCTCCTGCGACAACATCCAGGAGGCGAAGGAGCTGGCGGCCATGGCGGGCTAGACTCCGTGGAGGATGATCTTGTTGCCCTTGCGCACCCAGCGGCCGCTGGTCGCCGTGCCCGCGCGCGCAGGCGTGGCGGCGCCCGCGAGCCCGGGGGCATAGCGCTGGATGGCCTGCTGCATGGCGGCGCCCACCGCCTGCTGTGGCGAGGCCCCTTCCCCCGCGGAGAGCGCCGCGCGAGAGGCATTGCCGGCCAGGCGCACGAACTGCTTGGCGACCTCGAACTCGCGGTCCTCCTGGCTCAGCCCCTCCAGCTCCAGCCCGAAGGCCTGGCCCACGCGCTGGCCCAGCTTGCCGCCGACAGCGCCGCCCAGGCCCGGGAGCACCATGTTGCCGACCGCGCGGCCCCCGGCGACGAGGCCCGCCTTGGCCAGGCTCTTGAGCTTCGCGCCCAGCGCCTGCCCCGTGGGGCTGGACACCACCTTGCGGATGGCGGAGCCCGCCCTCTTGATGAGGTTGCCCAGGAACTGCTCGAGCTCCTGGTCATTGCCCACCTCCAACAACTCCATGGCGAGCTCGTTCAGCTCGCTCTCGTTGAACACCTCCCCCCATTCCTCCTCGGCGTTGAACTCGAACTCGAACGACTCGTCTTCCTGCTCCTGATACGTACGATCCACGTCATGCATGGGTCAGGTCCTCGTGTGGTGGCCCGGCAGATGTGGCCGCCGGTTGAGGAGGGCCGTAGCAGCGCGTGTGCCAGCCCCCAGGACGCGGTGTTCCCCCTGGGCAGGAGGGCCCCGGCGCGAAGCACGCTTCGGTGGCGTGGGGGGGCGGGGATATCCAGCGAAGGGGGCTTCGGTGCCTGCTCCCGCGGGAGGCAGGCGGGCCCTGGCCCGGGCCCTCAACCCATTCCGTCGTCGCGGCCGCGAATCGTCTACTGTGGGCGGCCTCGGAAAGGTCGGTGTTCAGTCCATGGGTGGTGGTCGTGTGCTCTCGCCAGTGCTTCTCGTCGGTGCCGGAACGGGGGAGGCCACGTGCGGCATCCTCTACCTGGCGAGCTACCTGCGCCGAGGAGGCATCGAGGCCTTCGTCCGCCTCTGGGACGGAGACGAGACGCCCGCCGAGGTCGTGCGCTCGCTCGAGGGCCTGGTCCGCCGGGTGCGCCCGAAGCTGGTGGGCATCAGCCTCAAGTGGTTCCACCACGTGGACCGCGCGCTGCTCATCGCCCGGACGCTGCGGAAGATAGACCCGTCGATTCGCATCGTCGTCGGCGGCAACTCCGCGTCGTACTGGTGGCGAGAGCTGAGCGCCTATGACTGCATCGACCACGTCGTCCGGGGCGACGGCGAGGTGCCGCTCCTGTCCATCTGCCAGGGCAACGCTGCGCCGCCCAACTGCG
This window contains:
- a CDS encoding sigma-54-dependent transcriptional regulator; translated protein: MTRMRIWIRFVGSGASGMRPKVMEALARVGIEPECSEGPPSGLGVLVFDEVGPMTLEAVRGCRLNASTRVLAVATTEKALGEGACWRLLLEGAADVIAWEGSHDAVAEISARLERWHAVDRIIDSPGVQRRLVGRSPSWLPVLRQIVEVATFTDASVLLLGESGTGKEEVARLIHELDRRPHKGDLVTLDCTTVVPELSGSEFFGHERGAFTGAAGVRDGAFALAHEGTLFLDEVGELSLSLQAQLLRVVQEHSYKRVGSNTWQHADFRLVCATNRELSEEVSQGSFRRDFFHRISSWVCRLPPLRERPEDILPLALHFLRTMRPDVELVLDPRVRDYLLQRNYPGNIRELRQLMGRICKRHVGSGPITVGDIPSDELPSLEGLGEWRDQSFARAVQHALTMGMGLKEIGRSASEMAIRLVLAEEEGNLQRAARRLGVTDRALQLRRAQQDD
- a CDS encoding aminotransferase class I/II-fold pyridoxal phosphate-dependent enzyme, which codes for MLDFTSSLYLGLVHASRTLEPWEQLTLGAPAILEEPASVARTEQDLAELVGCERALLSRSTLHVFWDVFSGLEGRRVSLFWDDGAYPIAKWGIETMAARGVPARGFQHHSPESLARRILSLEPGRLPVVVCDGWCPGCGELAPLDAYLDLVRAHGGLLIVDDTQAVGVLGRRHRGLPLGVGGGGSLRWEGLRGPDLLWCGSLAKALGVPMAAVAGDARVLARIEARGETRVHCSPPSVADLHAAQRALTINHREGDSLRRALAQRVAHFRERLRLAGLSAMGGQFPVQRVVLPSGVDPRRVHERLRHKGVRTVLQRSRCGPEVSVSFILTTRHGAPELTQAVDLLAEALHDEHHERTRHERVA